Proteins encoded in a region of the Blastocatellia bacterium genome:
- a CDS encoding IclR family transcriptional regulator — protein MAAVKTQSVPAVERALTLLEVLAESKRGYTLSELARLLRLPRSSTHCLLLTLERRGYLHRNEQTGRYMFGLKLLGLANKALSRIELRERAAPYLQALMQQTGLTVHLAILDRGEAVLVEKVEPPGLLRLATWIGKRMDIHCTGVGKALLAYLPEEEIERLIRERGLPRHNENTIASPKRLREELARIRAQGYSLDDEEDEVGLRCLGAPIFDHTGRVVASISVAGTIAQITRENMVALAEAVKRTAATISQQLGFAPERSDGTS, from the coding sequence ATGGCGGCAGTGAAAACCCAATCGGTGCCGGCCGTGGAACGAGCCCTGACGCTTCTTGAGGTGCTTGCAGAATCAAAGCGGGGCTATACGCTCTCGGAACTGGCGCGTTTGTTACGCCTTCCGAGAAGTTCGACGCACTGTCTGTTGCTGACCCTTGAACGTCGAGGGTATCTCCATCGGAATGAGCAGACGGGGCGGTATATGTTCGGGTTAAAGCTGCTTGGTCTGGCCAACAAGGCCCTCAGCCGGATCGAGTTGCGCGAACGCGCGGCGCCGTATCTCCAGGCGCTGATGCAACAAACAGGTCTGACTGTTCACCTGGCGATCTTAGACCGAGGGGAAGCAGTGTTGGTGGAGAAAGTAGAACCGCCAGGACTGCTGCGATTGGCCACGTGGATCGGCAAACGGATGGACATCCACTGCACGGGCGTCGGGAAAGCACTTTTGGCGTATTTACCGGAAGAGGAGATAGAACGTCTGATTCGCGAGCGCGGGCTCCCTCGCCATAACGAGAATACGATCGCTTCTCCGAAACGTCTGCGGGAAGAGCTGGCGCGGATTCGGGCGCAGGGCTACAGCCTCGATGACGAAGAGGACGAGGTCGGGTTGCGTTGTCTGGGGGCCCCGATCTTCGATCACACGGGTCGGGTGGTCGCCTCGATCAGCGTCGCCGGGACGATCGCTCAGATCACGCGAGAGAACATGGTCGCCCTCGCCGAGGCCGTGAAGCGAACGGCAGCCACGATCTCCCAGCAGCTTGGTTTTGCTCCAGAAAGGAGCGATGGGACATCGTGA